A single genomic interval of Heteronotia binoei isolate CCM8104 ecotype False Entrance Well chromosome 11, APGP_CSIRO_Hbin_v1, whole genome shotgun sequence harbors:
- the LOC132578931 gene encoding G-protein coupled receptor 83-like, protein MESGKVSFLGTQPLPGGILEALKRRLWVPSQYPAKPFHWAEGHNGTDFLATLFAFRNGSSFFPEDLDVDNMGDFESGPRYEGESQSQLVKALLIVAYSVIICISLFGNLVVCHVVIKNKRMHSATSLFIVNLAVADIMITILNAPFTLVRFVSSTWIFGKLMCHISRFVQYCSVHVSVLTLAAIALDRHQVIMHPLKPRMSVVKGGVCILIIWVMASCFSLPHAIYQKLIWYPNGNRTIRMACLPNFPPPTDLFWKYLDLTTFVLLYILPLLVISITYTMVAKKLWMRNAIGDVTMEQYYAHQRKKKMTLKMVVVVVVVFAVCWFPLNCYLVLMSSKTIHSNNALYFTFHWFAMSSTCYNPFIYCWLNESFRSELKSLLGVCWRKDVSGNHALQSMSPPFRHAWEENCHCKQDSASEHTRDESHRHSARTDISIVQPIVTGS, encoded by the exons ATGGAAAGTGGAAAGGTTTCCTTCCTGGGCACACAGCCATTGCCAGGTGGTATTCTGGAAGCCTTGAAGAGGCGCCTGTGGGTGCCCTCACAGTACCCTGCCAAACCTTTCCACTGGGCAGAGGGACACAATGGGACTGACTTCTTGGCCACCCTCTTTGCATTCCGCAACGGGTCGTCCTTTTTCCCTGAGGATCTGGATGTGGACAACATGGGCGACTTTGAGAGTGGCCCCCGCTATGAAGGAGAGTCCCAGAGCCAGCTGGTGAAGGCCCTGCTGATCGTGGCCTACTCCGTCATCATCTGCATCTCGCTCTTTGGCAACCTGGTCGTGTGCCATGTGGTGATCAAGAACAAGCGGATGCACTCGGCCACCAGCCTCTTCATCGTCAACTTGGCTGTAGCCGACATCATGATCACTATCCTCAATGCCCCTTTCACCCTG GTGCGATTTGTCAGCAGTACCTGGATTTTTGGGAAACTGATGTGCCACATCAGCCGGTTTGTCCAGTACTGCTCTGTCCATGTGTCAGTGTTGACCCTTGCAGCGATCGCTCTGGACCGCCACCAG GTTATCATGCACCCCCTGAAGCCTCGCATGTCCGTCGTGAAAGGAGGTGTTTGCATCCTCATCATCTGGGTGATGGCCAGCTGCTTCTCTCTGCCCCACGCAATCTACCAGAAGCTGATATGGTATCCTAACGG AAACAGAACAATACGAATGGCTTGTCTCCCAAACTTCCCACCTCCAACTGACCTTTTTTGGAAGTACCTGGATTTGACCACCTTTGTCCTTTTGTACATCCTGCCTTTGTTGGTGATCTCCATCACTTACACCATGGTTGCCAAGAAGCTCTGGATGAGGAATGCCATCGGCGATGTGACCATGGAGCAGTACTACGCCCATCAGCGCAAGAAGAAAATGACCTTGAAAATGGTtgtggtggttgtggtggtctttgcTGTCTGCTGGTTCCCCCTCAATTGCTATCTGGTTCTCATGTCTAGCAAGACAATCCACAGCAACAATGCCCTTTACTTCACTTTCCACTGGTTTGCCATGAGCAGCACCTGCTACAATCCCTTCATCTACTGCTGGCTGAACGAGAGCTTCCGCTCAGAACTCAAGTCCTTGCTGGGCGTCTGCTGGCGGAAGGACGTCTCTGGGAATCATGCCCTGCAGTCCATGTCGCCTCCTTTCAGGCATGCCTGGGAAGAGAATTGCCACTGCAAACAGGACAGCGCCTCTGAGCACACGAGGGATGAGTCCCACAGGCATTCAGCCAGGACAGACATCTCGATAGTCCAGCCAATTGTGACGGGAAGCTAA